Genomic window (Rosa chinensis cultivar Old Blush chromosome 6, RchiOBHm-V2, whole genome shotgun sequence):
ATAATGTCCAAGGCATATTTGCGTTGGGATATGTAAATGCCTTTCTTGGAGCGAGCTACCTCAATGCCAAGGAAGAATTTTAAATCACCAAGGTCCTTGATGCGAAAACGAGTATGGAGGAACTGTTTCAGAGCATTAATAGACTCCATATTGTTTCCTGTTATCAaaatgtcatccacatagattAACAATATAGTGAGAGATGTACCATGCTTGCGAACGAACAAGGAATAGTCAGCTTTGGACTGAGAAAAACCAGCAGCAAGGATGGCCTCTGTGAACTTAGAAAACCATTGACGAGAGGCCTGTTTTAGTCCATACAAAGACTTGTGGAGGCGACACACAAGATGCTCCCCCTGTCGCCGAAGACCAGGAGGAGGGGACATGTAAATTTCCTCCAATAAATCACCATTCAAAAAGGCATTATTGACATCTAATTGATGCAAGGACCAATGTAGGCTAGCAGCAACAGCAAGAATGCAACGGACAGTGATCATTTTTGCAGTAGGAGAAAAAGTGTCGTGATAGTCAATACCTGCGGTCTGAGTAAAACCCCGAGCAACAAGACGAGCCTTATAGCGCTCGACAGACCCATCAGCCTTACGTTTGATGCGATACACCCATTTACAACTGATCGGGCGTTTTCCAGGAGGCAGAGGAACAAGACTCCAGGTCCGATTATCAACAAGGGCTCGAAGCTCAGAATCCATAGCTTCCTGCCACTTTGGATCAACTGATGCAATCTCATAAGAAGTCGGCTCCTCATCCCGACTAACAGTAGCAATATAATTGAGGTGTGCAGGAGAATACCGATCATAGGAAATATAGTGACAGAGAGGATACCGTGTACCAGGGGTGAATCCGGACAAGGCTGAGGACGACGGATGTGGAGGCAGAATCACCTGCGAGCAAACGTAGTCCTTAAGGCGAACGCTGGCTTCTCGAGGGCGCTGAGAACGACGAAGTGGCTCAGTGGGAACAAGGGGAAGAGAATCAGGGTGAACACCATCGACGGCAACTGGGGGCTGATCGGGGAAATTGGCGGAAGAATGGGAAATAGGAGAAGAAGACGAAAAGGTGGAGGGTGAAGAAAAGTCGTGCGACTCAGGCAGAGGAGGAGAGGACGGTGTGACCGCCGGCGGAGGGACTGGATGGCGGCGGACATAGGTTTTCACAGTGGAGGGGGGCGGCGGATTGGGTGGTGGAGAGTGCGGTGGATTAGGTGGTAGGGAGGGCGACGGATTGGGCGATGGATTGGGTGGTGAAGATGGCAATGGCGGGGACTCAGGATCGGAGGAAGGAGAAGGATGCGCGTGTGGGGAAGAACAAGGACCGAAGAAAGGGTCAGAGAGTGAAGGGAGAGGAATGGGCTGGGCCGTGGTGTTGGTGTCAGTTGGGCTGGTGGTGGATAAATGGTGGAATTTGTCCTCAAGAAAAATGACATCTCTATTAGTGAAAATTTTTCGGGTGGCAATATCATAGAGTTTGTAAGCCTTTTGGCCCATGGgataacccagaaaaatgcattTGGTAGCACGAGGAGAAAATTTTGAAGACGGATTGGGAATGGTGGCAAAAGCGAGACACCCAAATACTCGCATCCGAGAATAATCAGGAAGTTTATTATGAAGAATTTCAAAAGGTGTTTGCCGGTGAAGCAGCAAGGTGGGAAGACGATTAATGATATATACGGCAGTGAGGACACATTCGCCCCAAAAAATAATGGGTAGATGTGATTGAAAACGAAGGGCACGAGCGGTTTCAAGGAGATGGCGATGTTTCCGCTCAACGACACCATTTTGCTGCGGTGTATAGACACAAGAATGTTGAAAAATAACACCTTCTTCAAGAAAGAAATTTTGTAAAGAAAGAAATTCAGCCCCATTGTCCGAACGAAGTTTTTGAACTTTTGTGTTGAATTGAGTGTttacataattaaaaaaacgACGGAGTAGAGGTTTTGTTTCACTTTTGTGTCGCATTAAAAAAATCCATGTAAATCGGGAAAAATCATCCACAATAGTCAAGAAATAATGagcaccagaaagagaaggggTTTTATAACgtccccaaatatcacaatgaataaggGAAAAACACTTCGAGGTGGAAATTGAATTGGAAGGAAAAGGTTGACGAGTTTGTTTCGCCAATGGACAAACATCACATTTATGAGtagaatcaaaattaaaatggagAGAATTATTAGCCAAAAATTTGAGACGAGCAGATAAAAGGTGACCCAAACGACGATGCCAAAGATCGGAGGATATGATGAGATTGCAAGCGAAGTGAGATGAAGGAGAAGTTGAAGCCAACGCCACAAGGTAGTAGAGGTTACCACGTCGCTTACCCACACCAATCATCGTCCTCGTAGCCAAGTCCTGTAAAATACACCAAGATGGAAAAAATGTCACTGAACAAGATAAATCATCGGTTGTTTTGCCAATAGACATAAGATCAACTCTAAAACTTGGCACACAGAGGACATCATTTAATTGAAAAGAATCGTTAAATCGAATTGATCCAGTCATAGTAATTCCAGCCGTGTCTCCACTAGGTAAAGAAACTGGTGCCAAAGAAGGATGCTTAATATTTATCAATGATGTAGGAGAAGAAGTAATATGATGAGTTGCTCCGCTGTCGAGTATCCAACGATTTGGAGCAACATGTAACAAACCTATAGCATATTCAGTTGCAGAAGCAGCATTGGCTTGAGGAATTTGTGGTGTAGGAGTCAAGGCAGCAACTACTTGAGTGTATTGATCCTCAGTGAGATTAGGAAGCATTCCTTGAAGTTCCTGGAATGTTGGGGTAGCATCAACATGATTAGCAGAGGGACTGCCTCGACGTTGTCTTGTAGAATTAGCTTCCTTGGGTCCTTTGTAGAGACGATGACCAGGAGGATAACCATGCTTTCTATGGCAGGTTGCTTCAGTATGATAATCCTTGTCACAATAAGTGCAATGCTTGATTGGGGCACGAGGACGAAAATTGCTTCCTTGGGTATTGCCTTGATTCCCCTGCATCTGAGGTTGTGATCTAAAATTGCTGTGTACTGTCATTGCTGCGGTGTTAGATGGGGCAATAAGAGAGGAACCAAGTTcccgttgtttttcttcttggacGAGGGAAGCATAAGCTTGTCTCACCGAAGGCAAAGGGTTCATTAACAAAATCTGTCCACGAGTAGCAGCATAAGATTCATTTAAACCCATAAGAAATTGCTTCAACTTACTGCGATCATTTTGGGCTCCACAAGTGCAAGTGACAGTGTTGTACGAAGCAAGCTCGTCCCACAAGCCTTTCAGCTTTGTGTAGTATGCTGCAATGGAAGATTGACCTTGTTCAATACGGTAAATGTCTCTTTGAACTTGAAATATGCGCGGGGCGTTGCCCAACGCGAATCTCTCTCGCAGGTCTTCCCAAACATCATGTGGTGTGGTGCAGCAGAGCACTGAATCGGCAAGCTCAGGTTCAAGGGAATTGAGAATCCATGAAAGCACCATGTCGTTGCACCTCTGCCATAGTGCATGTTTGTCAGGTTTCTTTTCTGCAGAGGGTTCCTTAATGGTTTCGTTGATGAAGCCGGTTTTGTTCTTGGCACTCAAGGATATCCTCATGGCGCGACACCATGAGTTATAATTGTCTCCTGACAATTTCTTAGAGACAAGCAGAAGACCGGGATGGTCTGAATGATGAAGGAAAAGTGGATTGGCAATATCATCAGAGGAAGTGTTGCTGGTGCCAATTCCACTATTAGGAAGTTCAGAAAAAAACTCATCACCAATTGCCATTGAAAAAGGTTGCGAGGCTGCTACTTAATAGCAGGAAAGGCTGCTTGTAATTTGGCAGAAAAAAAAACTGGAATGGAGAGGCTGCTAGTGACGGCAGAGAGAAGAAGAGCCAGGAATTATtcctgctttgataccatgaaGGAAAAGATGTTTTGGCTGAATAAATCAATTGTATTTAATCATGTAACATATATACAGAGCACCTACTATACATCTCGTGGTTCTCCAACAAGTTAGGAGACCAGTAAGGAAAGACAACTAACATGATTACAATTGGAATCAAAACTGTACAGACTATcctatcaaatcaaatcaaatcaacttAATACAAATATATTCTTGCATATCAAGACAATCCCAATTCAATACTGCAAGATTTACTTTCCAACAATGCTGAATGTAGTTTAGTGCTGAATTGAACTAGTTACATAGTTTCTAACAGAATGACCGAACATGACAATGACATAGAAAAACTCAGTTATTGATATCCATCAACCAAGAGTCCAAGACAAAAGGTACTTAAAGTAATACgaaatcaaccactaacaagaTGGTCGCACGCAATAGACTAATCAAATAGAAATTAACCACCAATCTGCTCGGACATTGCATCAATAACAAATTCATCCTCCATTTCCAGTTGTTGTGGGGTGTGAGTTGAGCATACCCTTTTTCCATCGTAGATGAAACGCGTTTCTTCATAGACCAAACCTTTACGTTCACAGTAATCTTTCAATATATTTCCAAGTGATACAGTGCGACCGGTCCTGTAGTAGATGTCACCATGATTCTGATTCTGCACCTGGAGAGTTATCGGTCCTTCATGTTCCTTAAGAGTGAGTTTGACAAGGGATTCCAGGGTGGTTGATAATCTCTTTTCACTCTCTATTGATGAGAATGTTATCTTACTAAATCTCTCCACTAATGAGATTTTGGATGTACCAAATCTCTCCATTGATGGCAATTTTCCAAATCTGCCTCTCTGTATCTACAAATGAAAGAGATATATACTCATTTACATAGTTTTACTATTTAATGCTATACATGTATTTAAACAAAGACATTCAGAGCCAATTATGTAAGACACTTATATATGGACTCAATGACATTTAACTAAGAATTGTGATTTATACAATGACTTGGTGATTAAGTTATTAGAGTTTGTAAAGAGTTCCACTTTTGTGACAATATTGACATTAATATCTGATATAATATTGATGAGTACTTGATTAATTATTTGCTTATCTTCATAGGCAAGTAAGAGATACATACTGATGATAATAGAGGATCAGTCATAGTTAAATAGAGTCTCTCTGATGGAGTTATGGGTAAAACTCCGTTGCGCCTCCATGTAAATGAGGTCCCTACGAACTCTAATACACAAGTCGTCATCGTCTTGCTCCATAGAGAGACTTTTGGACTTTAGAGCTTTACCGAGGACCTCATTTTCACTATACCTAATCCATAGCTGCTTTAGATATGTAATCAATAACTCCAACACGTATATGTTTCATAACTGAGAAATTCTTAGCTAGGGGTTTCCCTACCACGTGGCTTTAGGGCAAGccaatcagaaaaaaaaaaaaaaaaaaaaaaaaaaaaaaaaaaatttctctctttttcgAAACTATTCCTGCTTTTTAAAATTACAATACCCAAAATACCCCTATACTGATCCTTGATTGGTCAACCGCACCGCCACGTGGTGCGGCTGATAGTACGTAAGATTCTCTCTTCATAACTATTACAAACTCACCAATAGAATTGTATCTAAACTATTTGTTGGTGATCTTGGATGTGTAAATAAATTCATATAACCGACTTTAACAAAagattttcagaaaaaaaaaaaaaaaaaaaaggaaaaaggatgcACATGTGTTGATGAAgtattcataaaaaaaaaaaaaattaataataataataataataaaagatgAAATATCATGGGCAAAAACTTCCCCTGAAATAAAaagaaggattaatttcagtttacccccctaaggtttgggggtgtcatcatttcaccccttgtactttcaattttgaatttttacctcctaaactttccaatttcaatcagtcgtgtccaatttctactattccgtccaaattggactttaagtttgacttttgagggctaaaatggtcatttcaacataaaaaaattttaaaaaattattattataattttttttttctgtttcttccttttatttatttatttttattattattattttgtcttcaacctatacaccacaagttataataggtttataaaaacaaaaaaatactctaggtagttgaaagccgctcgctggtctacgatatttgtgacatatctccgataaagtgaagaatttaggatatatccctaataaagtgaagaaatatctgtaaaaaataattttacactttatctgtaaataaatatctgtaaaaaatgattttacacaaatatttcttcactttattggggatatacagatatttacagataaagtgtaaaatcattttttacagatatttcttcactttattggggttatatcataaaattcttcaatttattggagatatatcacaaatatcgtagaccaaaaatgattttacacagatatttcttcactttattggggatatacaaatatttatttacagataaagtgtaaaattatttttacaaatatttcttcactttattgaggatatatcctaaaattcttcactttatcagagatatatcacaaatatcgtagaccagtgagcggcttgatattttttttgtttttatataaacctattataacttgtggtgtataggttgaagataaaattaaaaaaaaactaagaaacagaaaaaaaaattaataaaaaaatataaaagaaaaaaacttaaaaacagaaagaaaattttttttaaaatttttttatgttgaaatgaccattttagcccttaaaagtcaaacttaacatccaatttggacggaatagtagaaattagacacaactgattgaaattggaaagtttagggggtaaaaattcaaaattgaaagttcagggggtgaaatgatgacacccccaaacctcagaggggtaaactgaaattaatcctaaaaagaaattcgtCGTCATCTATCGGTGGCAACGGACGTTTGTGGCAGAAATGTTCCATAAAAAACTGGAAATTAATAATACCTTTGCCAGTGAATGCTTTGTTGCCAACACAGATGCAACATCACATTGCATTGCACCATATTTGACCTGCTAGTCGCTACAATCTGAAGCCAATTGGTGAATGGTGACCCGGTGCAATTATGTCCAGCTTCCAGAAACTCGGATAACTTGTTGAATGACCTCTTGAAGTGCAAAATGCTGCAGCAGATGCAAGCTTTGTCCAATTGTATTTCATGCAAAACACTACTGTTTTTATAGTTGATAAGGAATTTGAATTTACCAGGCCAGTTACCAATTTTGTAACAGATTCAAACTTATAGGATCATTAGATATATGAAGACAGCTACCACCAAATGGCATATGGAATCTGATAATTGCATTTGGGGTAGTTGATCGGGGGTATTACAATATTCCAATGTAAAAAGTTTCGTTCTCTGGGTTATGGTGTGTTACCAAGTTGAACTTTTTGGTCGCTTTTAAATACTCATCAAAATGATTTAGTCTCACGGAATTTTAGGAACAAAATTATAGTTCAATACGTCAGATTACATTTCATGATGTACGTTTGTATTAACAATAAGTGAATTTCACGTGCAACATAAGCATTACTCCTTGCTTTGTATAAATATGTTTGGATCAATAGAACAAATTGCTTTATGAGCTGTATGTGTTTGTAAATAAGATGAGACCATGGTATATCTTGTAGCATGCAATCCTTTTCCTGTTTTCAGGCACTTTATGGCTACAATCCTTTGTCCTGATCTATTACAAGAAATTTAACAAATggcttggaagttggaactaTCACTTTTCATAGTCATGTGGTCTACTGGTGGCTAAGATTGGCTAGCTTGATGGATAAGGGATTAAACTCATTAAATAAGATTTAAAGCAACAAAGTGGTGAATTAATAACAAATCATGAACTGGTGAACTAATAATCAAAATACCAACACATTGGTAACTAAGATTTCAGAAACAAACAGGTGTTTCAATTATTCTAAAACACAATAAAAGCTCTCCaaataaacaacaaaacaaaactaatatTAATTGTAGTTATATAACGATCGATCAGCTTCAGTCAAAAGCCCATGCGTTCTCCCTTCgaacctcctcttcttcctgaGGAGTGAAGTCATTCTTGATGTTGAAAGTCTTGCGAATCTCTTCGACAGTCTTTCCCTTTATCTTGTCTGCCACAGTCTGGCATGTCAAGTCCAGCAGCCCCTTGATGTTCAGATAGTTTGCTGCCAATATCAGATCGAACAGGACGCCCTGGTCGACGTCCACGAAATCGGCGTCGAATTTCTTGAGAGACTCCTCCTGATCATTCTTATTGTCTTCGTTCTTGCTTTCCTTGTCCTCAACGTGCCTCTTGCAGTACTCGATGACCTTGGCTAGGATGGCGCCGGTGACGTTGGGCAAGGGGATCGCATTATCGGCGCAGCCGTCCTCCACCATGTGCTTGATGGTCTGCGATTCTAGACCAACAGCCTCATCAATCTCAAATTGCTCTTCGTCGGAGCTTTTCAGGATTAGCTTCTTGTTCTCAGTCGACATGGCTATTGGTTTCAAGGATTGAGGGTTTGGGAGATTTGAGTGCTTTTCAAAGTCTTTAGAAGATTTGAGAATTGAGATGAGAGTAAGCCTTGCCCCCCTGCCCCTATTTATATTACGTGTCTGTGGATATTCCTATTCTGGTTTAGAATTGGAAACGGATTCACAGTATGCTTGGGAAAGCGTCTCCTAAATGTAAGAGGAAAGGAAAAGTGTCTTTGGATTTCCTTTTCTTGTTGGGAAGTGGACAACTAATGCAGTAgggatttggagtttgtttgGAGAAACATTGAAACTAACTGTGTTTATTGTGAGTCGACTTCCAGAAGTTTCAAATGCGTggattttattttgagattgtaCTATTTCTCTTTGGCAATTCACCAAGTTCTTCTGATACCACTTGTCTGTGTAATCAGAGCTCCAATGGTCAGAAATGTAGGCCTATTAGTAGAACTTGACTCAATTCCCCTACGGAGCTGTCAATATTAATTAGTTCCTATCCTATGGATTTTTAACATcttcaatatatttttatgaaGATGATCCTACAACCGAAGAAGTAATTTACAATGGATAGTAAGTCGGACCACAAGATATGCTGGAACTCAGAACAATGAAACAATCACATATAATAGTCATGTGAGTAGCTCAATTTGCTTAATCGATCCGTGTGTTGATTAGCACCAATCTGACAAGCAGGCAGATGGAAGAATTCAAAACTCGAAATGACCACCGTGTCACAAAAATGACTGAAATTAACAGCTAGGTGAAACAAAGTTGAAATTATCAGCACTGTTGAAAGTTGTATTCCAAGTGTTCTCAAGCAGCTACTTATAGATAATTAGATATCAGATTGTAGTCACTTGGTAAGATCAAATTGCACCCAATTTGACCTGCTATAGGCTAATTTGGAAGCAGCCATATGAATGGCCCCAGTGAAGGACTCACTACTGTTTTGTAATTGTTAAGAATTGGTGCAGCATTTGGATTACCACAACACTGAGATTTGTAACATACACCCATTCAGGAATCAGGATCATTAGAtataatagaaaattactcataagtgtcattttaaaactttaattagtcataaggccacctaattCTTCTTGTACATATAAGGCCACTTGCATCTTTAAGTTATTTTGTTtctgaccattttgcccttcctGAAAGAAAACCAACGGCATCATTCATTCTCTCTCTATTGCAAAAAAGaaagtcattctctctctcttctctctccccccgGCGAGAAAACCCTTCCTCACGATCTTGCTCAGCTCCGGCAGCACCCTTCCTCACCATCTCGCTCGACTCCAGAAGCATAGGACCGTCTGATGCGACAACGCCGTCGTCGATTCCGTTCTCCATTACCTCTCAGCTGGAGCTGACCCGAACGGAGACGAGACTGAGTAGTTCAGCCTCGAATTTTTGAATCCAAAAGGCAAGCCCATCACCGCGTCGTCCAACTCCGGCAACCTAATGCTCCCACCACGCGAGGCGAGGAGGCTGAAGATGAAGCTTCAACTGACGAGATCGAGCGTGCAAAGAGCTCTCAACGGCCTGAGATTCATCAGCAAAGATTGGGTCCGGCATCGGCACCGTCGTCAACCACTTCCTATGTGGAATCAAAGCTGGTTTCTGGTTCGATGGAGGTTTTAGGGTTTCCGACGGAAATTGGGGCTTCGATTGTGAACTAGGACTTGGATGAGATCTGTTAGGGTGCAGATCGAGTCATCACAGCGGTGGTGCTTATGGGGACCCGGAGATGAACTTCAGGAAGGTTAGAATTTCACTTAGTTTGATTTAAAATAAGAGAAATTTCTATGATGTTCAGTATCGTTTTTCTTATTCTGAGCATTATAGATCCTGTGATTTAGTTCAATTCAATCGGTTCTGACCGTTATGAACTAAGGCAGTGCAGAAATGAGATTATAATTTAGCATTAAATCAACTATAAGCTTCGATTGTGCTGGCTTGGTTTCGCATATATATGATTTCGTATGATGCTCTTTATGTAGCTGGTGTCATATTTGTTATTGGATTTGACAAGAGTGGTGATCACCTTGCCATTGGAGATCGAGGCGGTCACTgtggaaaatcaatgctagttTAAATGTTCTCTTTGGGAAACCATGTTGACTCTAGATGCTTGGGCAATGTTGAATTTTGTGCTTTTCTGGTTTCTGTGATCAGGTTAAGGAAGGTAAGGTgaagaaagtaaaagaaatgaACCCTTGTCCACTCACGAGTTCAGATAATGTGCTTCTTCTGATTTCGTATCTTGTGATTTCGTATCTCTAGCATTTCTTGTTGGAATTTGCATTACACTATCAACATGTATAATAAGCTGGTTTTGTGCAATCAATATCTATGTCAGTAGGTTTTTGTTACTGATCCAGTAGCTTTGTATATGTGTTATAATAGTTTTCTATACCTATGTCAGTGGCTTTTTATTACTGGTTTAGTAACTTTGTACATGTGTTATAGTAACTTTATAtacctatgttagtatcttttatTATTGGTCCAGTAACTTTGTACATGTTTTATAGTGGCTTTATGTACCTATGTCAATAGTTTTTTATTATTGGTCCAGTAGCTTTGTACGTGTGTTATAACAACTTTCTGTACCTATCTCAGTAGCTTTTTAGATTgcttattttttattatcaagTTGATAAAGAGTGCCACGTTTGTGGCGCAGTAGTAGATTgctgtttttaattttcatttcaagtactaatattttgttgtatctttgttcttgcagaatTCTTCCCCTTTGCATTTGTAGTAGTAGATTTTAAAAATCttgtgaatttggatattgaagcctccattgaccaagagatcATTCGGCCAACCAAGAAATGTGGACGAATGAGCTTTCTGGTGTTGGTCACGGTAGCGTTTATTGCTGGTGAGCGTAGCTTTTGATgtttgtgacagtagcttttggttttggagagtgtagtttttgttggtgacagtagcttttgtgacatcgCGGGAAATCTCaccggagtagcttttgttgctaatgACTGTAGATTTTGTTggcgacagtagcttttgttgctggcgacagtagcttttgtgatatcgccggagattgccggaaatctcaccatagtagcttttattgctggcgacagta
Coding sequences:
- the LOC112169390 gene encoding small ubiquitin-related modifier 2-A; translation: MERFGTSKISLVERFSKITFSSIESEKRLSTTLESLVKLTLKEHEGPITLQVQNQNHGDIYYRTGRTVSLGNILKDYCERKGLVYEETRFIYDGKRVCSTHTPQQLEMEDEFVIDAMSEQIGG
- the LOC112174068 gene encoding SKP1-like protein 1A, yielding MSTENKKLILKSSDEEQFEIDEAVGLESQTIKHMVEDGCADNAIPLPNVTGAILAKVIEYCKRHVEDKESKNEDNKNDQEESLKKFDADFVDVDQGVLFDLILAANYLNIKGLLDLTCQTVADKIKGKTVEEIRKTFNIKNDFTPQEEEEVRRENAWAFD